A genomic stretch from Oleomonas cavernae includes:
- a CDS encoding MFS transporter has protein sequence MAEQVAPALAPGTRLLSQAAAVTVAAMFGLTYSLSAAMIALDLARRGVSDTMIGANAAMHALGVLAIALTLPRLVTRLGPRAMIVGALATGAAVLTALPLMPAIWLWFPLRFVMGAASDVLFVISETWVNELSDERSRGRAMASYIASMSLGFALGPLILSVIGTDGPTAYFVGAGLALAAIGLIVSPRVVAPVFAEGPQRNPWGYFRLAPVTAVVTALNAAIETACFSFLALYAVSLDWSETQGASLISAMMVGAIVLPLPIGWLGDKTDRMRLALVLAVITGLGALCWPLALANPYTAYPVMFLWGGLFVGIYGLIITVLGGRYQGTELVGIYAVTGITWGLGAFAGPILTGAVIGATMHGLPLVIAVACLGFALFMRHAGGRV, from the coding sequence ATGGCTGAACAGGTGGCACCCGCCCTGGCGCCGGGCACCCGGCTGCTGTCGCAGGCCGCCGCCGTCACCGTCGCGGCCATGTTCGGCCTGACCTATTCCTTGAGCGCCGCCATGATCGCGCTGGACCTTGCCCGGCGCGGCGTGTCCGACACCATGATCGGCGCCAATGCCGCCATGCATGCCCTGGGCGTGCTGGCGATCGCGCTCACCCTGCCGCGCCTGGTCACGCGCCTGGGGCCGCGGGCGATGATCGTGGGCGCGCTGGCGACGGGGGCGGCGGTGCTGACCGCCCTGCCCCTGATGCCGGCGATCTGGCTGTGGTTTCCCTTGCGCTTCGTCATGGGCGCGGCCTCGGACGTGCTGTTCGTCATCTCCGAGACCTGGGTGAATGAGCTCAGCGACGAGCGCAGCCGGGGCCGGGCCATGGCCAGCTACATCGCCTCGATGTCCCTGGGCTTCGCCCTGGGGCCGCTGATCCTGAGCGTGATCGGCACCGATGGCCCGACCGCCTATTTCGTCGGCGCCGGCCTCGCCCTCGCCGCGATCGGCCTGATCGTCTCGCCCCGCGTGGTGGCGCCGGTCTTTGCCGAAGGGCCGCAGCGCAACCCCTGGGGCTATTTCAGGCTGGCCCCGGTCACCGCCGTGGTGACCGCGCTGAACGCCGCGATCGAGACCGCCTGCTTCTCCTTCCTCGCGCTTTATGCCGTCAGCCTCGACTGGAGCGAGACCCAGGGCGCCAGCCTGATCTCGGCCATGATGGTGGGGGCCATCGTGCTGCCCCTGCCCATCGGCTGGCTGGGCGACAAGACCGACCGGATGCGCCTGGCCCTGGTCCTGGCGGTGATCACCGGCCTGGGCGCCCTGTGCTGGCCGCTGGCCCTGGCCAATCCCTACACGGCCTATCCGGTGATGTTCCTGTGGGGCGGGCTGTTCGTCGGCATCTACGGCCTGATCATCACCGTGCTGGGCGGCCGCTACCAGGGCACCGAGCTGGTCGGGATCTATGCGGTTACCGGCATCACCTGGGGCCTGGGTGCCTTTGCCGGCCCGATTCTGACCGGTGCGGTGATCGGTGCCACCATGCACGGCCTGCCCCTGGTCATCGCGGTGGCGTGCCTGGGCTTTGCCCTGTTCATGCGGCACGCCGGCGGGCGGGTCTAG
- a CDS encoding tetratricopeptide repeat protein: MTANKFDCRGNPVSNATQAAVEGLDRAIDKLRLYQADPLFEVDAVLADHPDLAMGHAFRAGLLATTADKAFEPELAKSVAAAEALMPGANERERGHIQAVGAWLSGDVEAATEHWGRTAMAYPRDLTAVQLAQVTDFFLGYSTMLRDRVARVLPHWDTSVPGYGSILGMHAFGLEEAGDYAQAEAAGRECVERDPRDAWGVHAVAHVMEMQGRAHEGIDWLAGTAAAWTGPAGLFSYHNWWHKALFHLDLGETQAALTLFDEQISAGGFGQALELVDGAALLWRIAALGHDVGNRWTLVHDNWAARADDGFYAFNDMHVMMAAAATGDDAMAHRVVAAVRRAAAGSGTNAMMSREVGLPAVLGLAAFGLGEYAAALDLLLPLRGKANRFGGSHAQRDVIAWTATEAAVRLGDRALADALIAERLAAKPQSPLNRLWQSRASGLAVAA, from the coding sequence ATGACCGCAAACAAATTCGATTGCCGGGGCAACCCGGTTTCCAATGCCACCCAGGCAGCGGTCGAGGGCCTCGACCGCGCCATCGACAAGCTGCGCCTCTATCAGGCCGATCCGCTGTTCGAGGTCGACGCCGTGCTGGCCGACCATCCCGACCTGGCGATGGGCCACGCGTTCCGCGCCGGCCTGCTGGCGACCACGGCCGACAAGGCGTTCGAGCCGGAACTGGCCAAGTCGGTCGCGGCGGCAGAGGCCCTGATGCCCGGCGCCAACGAGCGCGAGCGCGGCCACATCCAGGCAGTCGGCGCCTGGCTGAGCGGCGATGTCGAGGCGGCGACCGAGCACTGGGGCCGCACGGCCATGGCCTATCCGCGCGACTTGACCGCGGTGCAACTGGCCCAGGTGACCGATTTCTTCCTGGGTTATTCCACCATGCTGCGCGACCGCGTCGCCCGGGTGCTGCCCCACTGGGACACCTCGGTACCGGGCTACGGCTCGATCCTGGGCATGCATGCCTTCGGCCTGGAAGAGGCGGGCGACTACGCCCAGGCCGAGGCGGCCGGCCGCGAATGCGTGGAGCGCGACCCGCGCGATGCCTGGGGCGTCCATGCGGTGGCCCATGTCATGGAGATGCAGGGCCGCGCCCACGAGGGCATCGACTGGCTCGCCGGCACGGCAGCCGCCTGGACCGGGCCGGCCGGGCTGTTCTCCTATCACAACTGGTGGCACAAGGCGCTCTTCCATCTGGACCTGGGCGAGACGCAAGCCGCGCTCACCCTGTTCGACGAGCAGATTTCAGCCGGCGGCTTCGGCCAGGCGCTGGAACTGGTGGACGGTGCCGCCCTGCTGTGGCGGATCGCGGCCCTGGGCCATGACGTCGGCAATCGCTGGACCCTGGTGCACGACAATTGGGCCGCCCGGGCCGATGACGGCTTCTATGCCTTCAACGACATGCACGTGATGATGGCGGCGGCGGCGACCGGCGACGACGCCATGGCCCACCGGGTGGTGGCCGCGGTCAGGCGCGCGGCGGCCGGCAGCGGCACCAACGCGATGATGAGCCGCGAGGTGGGCCTGCCCGCCGTGCTGGGCCTGGCCGCCTTCGGCCTGGGCGAATACGCCGCCGCCCTCGACCTGCTGCTGCCCTTGCGGGGCAAGGCCAACCGCTTTGGCGGCAGCCATGCCCAGCGCGACGTCATCGCCTGGACCGCAACCGAGGCGGCGGTGCGCCTGGGCGACCGGGCCCTGGCCGACGCCCTGATCGCCGAACGCCTGGCCGCCAAGCCGCAAAGCCCGCTCAACCGTTTGTGGCAGAGCCGCGCTTCCGGACTGGCGGTGGCGGCCTGA